A window of the Pseudomonas gozinkensis genome harbors these coding sequences:
- a CDS encoding urea amidolyase associated protein UAAP1 produces the protein MTDSTQLFPLFAEETLPGGGHRSFVLKRGQLLRLTDLRGGANVSLTLLNANEKTERLNLPDSLKCQHTAKLTAGHCLYSDMGRVLAAITADTSGWSDSLGGVLCAEEVAEKYGQGRYQELRNGFFRNGTDNLLVELGKWGLGLSDLLMTLNLFSRVNVDDAGRFHFVEGHSKAGDYIELYAPMDTLVVLTALQHPMDPSPDYAPKPLKLSWMNADPSVAEHCRTSRPENERGFINTDRLFA, from the coding sequence ATGACCGATTCGACCCAACTGTTTCCACTCTTCGCCGAAGAAACCCTGCCCGGTGGCGGCCACCGCTCCTTCGTCCTGAAACGCGGCCAGTTGCTGCGCCTGACCGACCTGCGCGGCGGCGCCAACGTCAGCCTGACCCTGCTCAACGCCAACGAGAAAACCGAGCGCCTGAACCTGCCTGACAGCCTCAAATGCCAGCACACCGCCAAGCTCACCGCCGGCCATTGCCTGTACTCGGACATGGGCCGCGTACTGGCGGCGATCACTGCCGACACCAGCGGCTGGAGCGACAGCCTTGGCGGCGTGTTGTGCGCCGAGGAGGTCGCGGAAAAATACGGCCAGGGCCGCTATCAGGAACTGCGCAACGGCTTCTTTCGCAACGGCACCGACAACCTGCTGGTGGAGCTCGGCAAGTGGGGCCTGGGCCTGTCCGACCTCTTGATGACCCTCAACCTGTTCAGCCGGGTCAACGTCGATGACGCCGGGCGCTTCCATTTCGTCGAGGGCCATTCGAAGGCCGGCGATTACATCGAGCTGTACGCACCGATGGACACCCTCGTCGTTCTCACCGCCCTGCAACACCCGATGGACCCATCGCCCGACTACGCGCCAAAACCGCTGAAGCTGAGCTGGATGAACGCCGATCCGAGCGTCGCCGAACACTGCCGAACCTCGCGCCCGGAGAACGAGCGCGGCTTTATCAACACCGACCGTTTGTTCGCCTGA
- a CDS encoding ABC transporter ATP-binding protein encodes MSFITVKNVWQQYADQVVLEGLNLSVNEGEFCTLVGASGCGKSTFLRLLLGQESASRGTILLDGQPLASEPDASRGVVFQRYSVFPHLSVLDNVAIGLELPRAPLLGRLFGSAKKEAREQASALLHKVGLGHALDKYPAQLSGGMQQRLAIAQALIMKPRVLLLDEPFGALDPGIRKDMHALLLELWRETQLTVFMVTHDLSEGFSLGTRLLVFDKVRLDPHAPGAYGARITYDIPLNSDRRARRAAVDALPAGLAGTLRIA; translated from the coding sequence ATGAGCTTCATCACAGTGAAAAACGTCTGGCAGCAATACGCCGACCAGGTGGTGCTCGAAGGCTTGAACCTCAGCGTCAACGAGGGCGAGTTCTGCACGCTGGTCGGTGCCTCGGGTTGCGGGAAGTCGACCTTTCTGCGCCTGCTGCTCGGCCAGGAATCCGCCAGTCGCGGCACCATCCTGCTCGATGGCCAACCGCTCGCCAGCGAGCCGGACGCCAGCCGTGGCGTAGTGTTCCAGCGTTACTCGGTGTTCCCGCATCTGAGCGTGCTGGACAACGTCGCCATCGGCCTGGAATTGCCGCGCGCGCCGCTTCTCGGGCGCTTGTTCGGCAGCGCGAAAAAAGAGGCCCGCGAGCAGGCCTCGGCGCTGCTGCACAAAGTCGGCCTCGGCCATGCGCTGGACAAGTATCCGGCGCAGCTTTCCGGTGGCATGCAACAACGGCTGGCGATTGCCCAGGCGTTGATCATGAAGCCGCGCGTGTTGCTGCTCGATGAACCGTTCGGCGCGCTTGATCCGGGCATTCGCAAGGACATGCACGCCCTGCTGCTGGAGCTGTGGCGCGAGACGCAACTGACGGTGTTCATGGTCACCCACGACTTGTCGGAAGGTTTCAGCCTCGGCACCCGCCTGCTGGTGTTCGACAAGGTGCGCCTCGACCCGCACGCCCCCGGCGCCTATGGCGCCCGCATCACCTACGACATCCCTTTGAACAGCGACCGCCGCGCCCGGCGCGCCGCCGTCGACGCCCTGCCCGCCGGGCTGGCCGGCACGCTTCGTATTGCCTGA
- a CDS encoding ABC transporter permease, with amino-acid sequence MRLINRHPDRPSRLLLVILPFALVLFAYFMGSAERLAENPNDKLLPSAVQMSDAVKRLAFNADSRTGEYLLWQDTAASLQRLAIGLGIAALAGLCLGIAAGTLPLFGAPLSPLLTVLSMVPPLAILPILFIVFGLGELSKVMLIVIGITPALARDLEQRARDIPVELLIKAQTLGASTWTLMLRVVLPQLLPRLLISLRLMLGSAWLFLIAAEAIASTDGLGYRIFLVRRYLAMDVILPYVVWITLLAWLMDWGLKHLTRRAFPWYEGAAK; translated from the coding sequence ATGCGCCTGATCAATCGCCACCCGGATCGCCCGAGTCGCCTGTTGCTGGTGATCCTTCCGTTCGCCCTGGTGTTGTTTGCCTATTTCATGGGTTCAGCCGAGCGTCTGGCGGAGAACCCCAACGACAAACTGCTGCCCAGCGCGGTGCAGATGAGCGATGCGGTGAAACGCCTGGCATTCAATGCCGACAGCCGCACGGGTGAGTACTTGCTGTGGCAGGACACCGCCGCGAGTCTGCAACGCCTGGCCATCGGCCTCGGTATCGCCGCGCTGGCCGGGTTGTGCCTGGGCATTGCCGCCGGGACATTGCCACTGTTCGGCGCACCGCTCTCGCCATTGCTGACGGTGCTGTCGATGGTGCCGCCGCTGGCGATCCTGCCGATTCTGTTCATCGTCTTCGGCCTCGGCGAGCTGTCGAAGGTGATGCTGATCGTGATCGGCATCACCCCGGCCCTGGCCCGTGATCTGGAACAGCGCGCGCGGGACATTCCGGTCGAACTGCTGATCAAGGCGCAGACGCTTGGCGCCTCGACCTGGACCCTGATGCTGAGGGTCGTGCTGCCGCAACTGTTGCCGCGCCTGCTGATCTCGCTGCGGCTGATGCTCGGTTCGGCATGGCTGTTCCTGATCGCGGCGGAAGCCATTGCCTCCACCGATGGGCTCGGCTACCGGATTTTCCTTGTGCGCCGTTATCTGGCGATGGATGTGATCCTGCCGTACGTGGTGTGGATCACCCTCCTCGCCTGGCTGATGGATTGGGGCCTCAAGCACCTCACCCGGCGTGCATTCCCCTGGTATGAAGGGGCGGCCAAATGA
- a CDS encoding putative urea ABC transporter substrate-binding protein: protein MSRLRFPALLAAAFAALVSTQSSAAQKDHFSVCWTIYAGWMPWEYAGSQGIVDKWAKKYGIKIDVVQLNDYVESINQYTAGQFDGCTMTNMDALTIPAAGGVDSTALIVSDFSNGNDGIVLKGDGKKVADLKGMDVNLVELSVSHYLLARALDSVDLTEKDLKVVNTSDADISAAFSTEQVNAVTTWNPMLSDIKAKPGVTEVFNSSQIPGEIMDMMVVNSATLKDNPALGKALTGAWFEVVELMNAKNAASKAALEHMAKASGTDLAGFQAQLDTTKLFATPKEALAFATSKQLPETMRKVAEFSFQHGLLGEGAKDTSAVGMTFANGVTSGDTGNLKLRFDPTYVQMAADAKL, encoded by the coding sequence ATGTCACGACTACGTTTCCCCGCCCTGCTCGCCGCCGCCTTCGCCGCGCTCGTCAGCACCCAATCCTCCGCCGCGCAGAAAGACCACTTCAGTGTCTGCTGGACGATCTACGCCGGCTGGATGCCATGGGAATACGCCGGCAGCCAGGGCATCGTCGACAAATGGGCGAAGAAGTACGGGATCAAGATTGATGTCGTGCAGCTCAACGATTACGTCGAATCGATCAACCAGTACACCGCCGGCCAGTTCGACGGCTGCACCATGACCAACATGGATGCCCTCACCATTCCGGCCGCCGGTGGCGTCGACAGCACCGCGCTGATCGTCAGCGACTTTTCCAACGGCAACGACGGCATCGTCCTCAAGGGCGACGGCAAGAAAGTCGCCGACCTGAAGGGCATGGACGTCAACCTGGTCGAACTGTCGGTCTCGCATTACCTGCTGGCCCGCGCGCTGGACTCGGTCGACCTGACCGAAAAAGACCTGAAAGTGGTCAACACCTCCGACGCCGACATCTCCGCCGCCTTCAGCACCGAACAGGTCAACGCCGTCACCACCTGGAACCCGATGCTCTCGGACATCAAGGCTAAACCGGGCGTGACCGAAGTCTTCAACTCCAGCCAGATCCCCGGGGAAATCATGGACATGATGGTGGTCAACAGCGCCACCCTCAAAGACAACCCGGCCCTGGGCAAGGCGCTGACCGGCGCGTGGTTCGAAGTGGTCGAGCTGATGAACGCGAAAAACGCTGCGAGCAAAGCTGCGCTGGAACACATGGCCAAGGCCTCGGGCACCGACCTGGCCGGATTCCAGGCGCAACTGGACACCACCAAACTGTTCGCCACGCCGAAAGAGGCCCTGGCGTTCGCCACCAGCAAGCAACTGCCGGAAACCATGCGCAAAGTTGCCGAGTTCTCGTTCCAGCACGGTTTGCTAGGCGAAGGCGCGAAAGACACCAGCGCCGTCGGCATGACCTTCGCCAACGGCGTGACCAGCGGCGACACCGGCAACCTCAAGCTGCGTTTCGATCCGACTTACGTGCAGATGGCCGCCGACGCCAAGCTGTAA